In Arthrobacter sp. UKPF54-2, the following are encoded in one genomic region:
- a CDS encoding DEAD/DEAH box helicase produces MPSHPDESAALAIQTPAINDRSLAAGLAYAMGSRVSGMSFDPATGLLLGKVRGGAPVPYSTTAKLVRKGSGWSCSVGVCSCPVRKDCKHVAALLFAAEDNPATRMQLLAPAGSSRLSRQPPAQDLPDWEQALSPLLARPGITASTNGVPLALQFEIEEPAPHFSYTGRRDPLRSVRQLKARPVIMGAKGKWIRGDVSWNTLSYLNYRRECNEAHVEWMLEFLASHTALANRQHSGTAPWLGLNTYAGKNLWSLLAEARKIGLVLVHGRGDDPVHLAGEPAAVGLNLTRLGAEENDGGGLALAPTITVEGTVVDPASVGTIGRPAHGIFLASDADALPGVAPGDAAITLAPLEGGLSEELLTFVTAGTTLRIPARDEGRFLTGFYPKLKQTARVTASDESVELPALAVPTLSLLADYGADHRVRLHWEWHYTSGTLVTAQPLWRHPGDHGYRDDAAEARILETVGQPWDVVPKLGESATGGWGTPRLAASAELSGLDTLAFTEEVLPRLSELPEVSVDTAGEMADYREAEEAPVVSISTKATEQRDWFDLGIQISLEGQPVSFAAVFSALAAGQTKMLLPSGAYFSLDLPELHQLRALIEEARELQDNKDAPLQISRFQAGLWDELAQLGIVDEQAAAWREAVGGLLEGGVKGLPLPPTLNAELRPYQLEGFNWLSFLYRHGLGGVLADDMGLGKTVQALALICAAKVAAAEADVPATAPFLVVAPTSVVGNWQAETARFAPGLTVRAISETFAKSGSVPAEAMAGADVVITSYALFRIDYEAYASRQWAGLVLDEAQFVKNHQSKAYQCARKLPAGFRLAITGTPLENNLMEFWALTSIVAPGLFSSPKRFAEYYQKPVEKNGDKAQLDKLRRRVRPLMMRRTKEQVIHDLPPKQEQVLEVVLNPRHQKVYQTHLQRERQKILGLIEDVNKNRFTIFQSLTLLRQLSLDPSLIDPSLSGVRSSKLDVLFEQLEDLVAEGHRALIFSQFTGFLGKVRERLIDENIEFCYLDGGTRNRTDVVNEFKNGAAPVFLISLKAGGFGLNLTEADYVFLLDPWWNPASEAQAVDRTHRIGQARNVMVYRLVAKDTIEEKVMALKARKSQLFADVMEGDALSGGALTAEDLAGLFTD; encoded by the coding sequence ATGCCATCCCATCCGGACGAGAGTGCGGCACTGGCAATACAGACCCCCGCGATCAACGACCGCTCCCTCGCGGCCGGGCTTGCCTACGCCATGGGGAGCCGGGTTTCCGGGATGTCCTTCGATCCCGCCACCGGTCTGCTGCTCGGCAAGGTCCGCGGCGGCGCGCCCGTGCCGTATTCGACAACGGCGAAGCTGGTGCGCAAGGGAAGCGGCTGGAGCTGCAGCGTCGGGGTGTGCAGCTGCCCCGTCCGGAAGGACTGCAAGCACGTGGCGGCGCTGCTTTTCGCCGCCGAGGACAACCCGGCCACCCGCATGCAGTTGCTGGCACCCGCCGGTTCCTCCCGGCTCTCCCGCCAGCCCCCGGCCCAGGACCTGCCGGACTGGGAACAGGCGCTCAGCCCGCTGCTCGCCCGGCCGGGAATCACCGCCTCGACCAACGGCGTCCCGCTGGCGCTGCAGTTCGAGATCGAGGAACCGGCACCGCATTTCTCCTACACCGGACGCCGGGATCCGCTGCGCAGCGTCCGCCAGCTGAAGGCCCGCCCGGTCATCATGGGCGCCAAGGGCAAGTGGATCCGCGGCGACGTTTCCTGGAACACGCTGAGCTACCTGAATTACCGGCGTGAGTGCAACGAAGCGCACGTCGAGTGGATGCTGGAATTCCTGGCCTCGCATACCGCCCTGGCCAACCGCCAGCACTCCGGCACCGCGCCCTGGCTGGGGCTGAACACCTACGCCGGGAAGAACCTGTGGAGCCTGCTGGCCGAAGCCCGGAAGATCGGCCTCGTCCTGGTCCACGGCCGCGGGGACGACCCCGTGCACCTGGCCGGCGAGCCGGCCGCCGTCGGACTCAACCTGACCCGGCTCGGCGCCGAGGAGAACGACGGCGGCGGGCTGGCGCTCGCCCCGACCATCACCGTGGAGGGGACAGTGGTTGATCCGGCGTCGGTGGGCACAATCGGCCGGCCAGCCCATGGGATCTTCCTGGCCTCCGACGCCGACGCGCTGCCCGGCGTCGCTCCGGGGGATGCGGCGATCACGCTCGCGCCGCTGGAGGGCGGCCTGAGCGAGGAGCTCCTGACCTTCGTCACCGCCGGCACCACGCTGCGCATTCCGGCCCGGGACGAAGGCCGCTTCCTGACCGGGTTCTATCCCAAGCTCAAGCAGACCGCCCGGGTGACGGCTTCCGACGAATCCGTGGAGCTGCCCGCCCTGGCGGTCCCCACCCTGTCCCTGCTGGCGGACTACGGCGCCGACCACCGGGTCCGGCTGCACTGGGAGTGGCACTACACCTCCGGCACCCTGGTTACGGCCCAGCCGCTGTGGCGTCACCCGGGTGACCACGGCTACCGCGACGATGCCGCCGAGGCCCGGATCCTGGAGACCGTGGGCCAGCCCTGGGACGTGGTGCCGAAGCTCGGCGAATCCGCCACGGGCGGCTGGGGCACTCCCCGGCTGGCGGCGTCCGCGGAACTCAGCGGCCTGGACACGCTCGCCTTCACCGAGGAGGTCCTGCCCCGGCTCAGCGAACTGCCGGAGGTCTCCGTGGACACCGCCGGCGAGATGGCCGACTACCGCGAGGCCGAGGAGGCCCCGGTGGTCTCGATCTCCACCAAGGCCACCGAGCAGCGGGACTGGTTCGACCTGGGCATCCAGATTTCGCTCGAGGGCCAGCCGGTCTCCTTCGCTGCCGTCTTCTCCGCCCTCGCGGCGGGCCAGACCAAGATGCTGCTGCCCAGCGGCGCCTACTTCTCCCTGGACTTGCCTGAGCTGCACCAACTGCGCGCCCTGATCGAGGAAGCCCGGGAGCTGCAGGACAACAAGGACGCACCGCTGCAGATCAGCCGCTTCCAGGCCGGGCTCTGGGACGAGCTGGCGCAGCTGGGGATCGTCGACGAGCAGGCCGCCGCCTGGCGCGAGGCTGTGGGCGGGCTGCTGGAGGGCGGGGTCAAGGGGCTGCCGCTGCCGCCCACCCTGAATGCCGAGCTGCGCCCGTACCAGCTGGAGGGCTTCAACTGGCTCAGCTTCCTCTACCGCCACGGCCTGGGCGGGGTGCTGGCCGACGACATGGGCCTGGGCAAGACCGTCCAGGCGCTGGCGCTGATCTGCGCCGCCAAGGTCGCGGCCGCTGAGGCAGACGTTCCAGCGACGGCCCCCTTCCTCGTGGTGGCGCCCACTTCCGTGGTGGGCAACTGGCAGGCCGAAACCGCGCGGTTCGCGCCCGGCCTCACGGTCCGGGCCATCAGCGAAACCTTCGCGAAGAGCGGCTCGGTGCCGGCCGAGGCGATGGCGGGCGCCGACGTTGTCATCACGTCCTACGCGCTGTTCCGGATCGACTACGAGGCCTATGCCTCCCGGCAGTGGGCCGGCCTGGTGCTGGACGAGGCCCAGTTCGTCAAGAACCACCAGTCCAAGGCGTACCAGTGCGCCCGGAAACTCCCCGCCGGCTTCAGGCTGGCCATCACCGGCACGCCGCTGGAGAACAACCTGATGGAATTCTGGGCGCTGACCTCGATCGTGGCGCCGGGGCTCTTCTCCAGCCCCAAGCGCTTCGCGGAGTACTACCAGAAGCCGGTGGAGAAGAACGGTGACAAGGCGCAGCTGGACAAGCTCCGCCGCCGGGTCCGCCCGCTCATGATGCGCCGCACCAAGGAACAGGTCATCCACGATCTGCCGCCGAAGCAGGAGCAGGTCCTCGAAGTCGTCTTGAACCCGCGGCACCAGAAGGTCTACCAGACGCATCTGCAGCGCGAGCGGCAGAAGATCCTGGGCCTGATCGAGGACGTCAACAAGAACCGCTTCACGATCTTCCAGTCGCTGACCCTGCTGCGCCAGCTCAGCCTCGATCCGTCGCTGATCGACCCCTCCCTCTCGGGGGTGCGCTCCAGCAAGCTCGACGTGTTGTTCGAGCAGTTGGAGGATCTTGTGGCGGAGGGCCACCGGGCGCTGATTTTCAGCCAGTTCACCGGCTTCCTCGGGAAGGTCCGCGAGCGGCTCATCGACGAAAACATCGAGTTCTGCTACCTCGACGGCGGCACCCGCAACCGCACCGACGTCGTCAACGAGTTCAAAAACGGCGCAGCCCCGGTGTTCCTGATCAGCCTGAAGGCCGGCGGCTTCGGCCTGAACCTGACCGAGGCGGACTATGTTTTCCTGCTGGACCCGTGGTGGAACCCGGCGTCGGAGGCGCAGGCGGTGGACCGGACCCACCGGATCGGGCAGGCGCGCAACGTGATGGTCTACCGGCTCGTGGCGAAGGACACCATCGAGGAGAAGGTCATGGCGCTCAAGGCCAGGAAGTCCCAGCTGTTCGCCGACGTGATGGAAGGCGATGCCCTTTCCGGCGGGGCGCTGACCGCCGAGGACCTGGCCGGGCTCTTCACCGACTAG
- a CDS encoding M20 family metallopeptidase encodes MPITADAREMQADLARFRHELHREPEIGLTLPRTQEKVLQALDGLGYEITLGQDTTSVTAVLRGGAPGAGIRPAVLLRADMDGLPVQEKTGVDYTSRIDGAMHACGHDLHTAMLTGAATLLAERRHRLSGDVVLMFQPGEEGFDGASHMIREGVLDAPGRRVDAAYGMHVFSALEPHGTFCTKPGVMLSSSDGLTVTVLGAGGHGSAPHSAKDPVTAAAEMVTALQVMVTRQFNMFDPVVLSVGVLQAGTKRNIIPETARIEATIRTFSEESRQKMMEAVPRLLKGIAAAHGLDVDVDYQQEYPLTITDEDETRTAETVIEGMFGDSRLARWATPLSGSEDFSRVLAEVPGTFIGLSAVPRDADHTTTAFNHSPYATFDDGVLADGAALYAELAISRLAALAAASAPAHAAAPTHS; translated from the coding sequence GTGCCGATCACCGCAGACGCCCGCGAAATGCAGGCGGACCTTGCCCGCTTCCGCCATGAACTGCACCGGGAGCCGGAGATCGGGCTGACGCTGCCCCGGACCCAGGAGAAGGTGCTCCAGGCCCTCGACGGACTCGGCTACGAGATCACACTCGGCCAGGACACGACGTCGGTCACGGCGGTCCTGCGCGGAGGGGCCCCCGGCGCCGGCATCCGCCCGGCCGTGCTCCTGCGCGCGGACATGGACGGCCTGCCGGTGCAGGAAAAGACCGGCGTGGACTACACCTCCAGGATCGACGGCGCCATGCACGCCTGCGGCCACGACCTGCACACCGCCATGCTCACCGGGGCCGCCACCCTGCTGGCCGAACGCCGGCACCGGCTCTCCGGCGACGTCGTCCTGATGTTCCAGCCCGGTGAGGAGGGCTTCGACGGCGCCAGCCACATGATCCGCGAAGGCGTGCTGGACGCGCCCGGCCGGCGGGTGGACGCCGCCTACGGCATGCACGTCTTCTCCGCCCTTGAGCCGCACGGAACGTTCTGCACCAAGCCCGGCGTCATGCTCAGCTCCTCCGACGGCCTGACGGTGACGGTGCTCGGCGCCGGCGGCCACGGCTCGGCCCCGCACTCGGCCAAGGACCCGGTCACCGCAGCCGCCGAAATGGTCACCGCCCTGCAGGTCATGGTCACCCGCCAGTTCAACATGTTCGACCCCGTGGTCCTGTCCGTGGGCGTCCTCCAGGCCGGCACCAAGCGCAACATCATCCCGGAAACCGCCCGCATCGAGGCCACCATCCGGACTTTCTCCGAGGAATCCCGGCAGAAGATGATGGAGGCCGTGCCGCGGCTGCTGAAGGGCATCGCGGCGGCGCACGGGCTCGACGTCGACGTCGACTACCAGCAGGAGTACCCGCTCACCATCACCGACGAGGACGAGACCCGCACCGCGGAGACCGTCATCGAGGGCATGTTCGGCGATTCGCGGCTGGCGCGCTGGGCCACCCCGCTGAGCGGTTCCGAGGACTTCTCGAGGGTCCTCGCCGAGGTCCCCGGCACCTTCATCGGCCTAAGCGCCGTCCCCCGCGACGCCGACCACACCACCACCGCGTTCAACCACTCCCCGTACGCCACGTTCGACGACGGCGTGCTGGCCGACGGCGCCGCGCTCTACGCGGAACTCGCCATCTCCCGGCTGGCAGCCCTTGCGGCCGCCTCCGCCCCGGCCCACGCCGCCGCCCCCACTCATTCCTAA
- a CDS encoding sigma-70 family RNA polymerase sigma factor: protein MPLDEDVVAAIYRDHGTALRRFVLGACHDPQLTEDVVQETVLRIWRQAPQITGSLRSYLFRTARNILIDNYRRAQHRPLEAAERDVPDPAGAADRVDELLNRVLMEEALLRLSAEHRDVLVALHYRRFTVQEASDHLNIPAGTVKSRAFYAVRALRTILDEMGVQR, encoded by the coding sequence GTGCCGCTTGATGAAGATGTAGTTGCTGCGATCTACCGCGACCACGGCACGGCCCTGCGGCGGTTCGTCCTGGGCGCCTGCCACGACCCGCAACTGACGGAGGACGTGGTGCAGGAAACGGTGCTGCGCATCTGGCGGCAGGCGCCGCAGATCACCGGCAGCCTGCGCAGCTACCTGTTCCGGACCGCGCGCAACATCCTGATCGACAACTACCGCAGGGCCCAGCACCGGCCGCTTGAAGCGGCGGAGCGGGACGTGCCCGACCCGGCCGGGGCCGCCGACCGGGTGGATGAGCTGCTCAACCGGGTCCTGATGGAGGAGGCCCTGCTGCGCCTCAGCGCCGAACACCGGGACGTGCTGGTGGCCCTCCATTACCGCCGCTTCACCGTCCAGGAGGCTTCCGACCATTTGAATATTCCAGCCGGCACGGTGAAGTCCCGGGCCTTCTACGCTGTCCGGGCGCTCCGGACCATCCTGGACGAAATGGGGGTGCAGCGGTGA
- a CDS encoding MFS transporter — translation MTATASMPTATRTSTRKTIIGTGIGNAVEWYDWAIYATFTPFIASQLFSKSDPASAVLSTLAIFAVGFVARPFGGFLFGWIGDRIGRKASMTLAVGLASVGSLMIGIAPTFAAVGAWASLMLLVARLVQGLAHGGELPSSQTYLSEMAPREHRGFWATLIYTSGTVGILFGTLLGAVLNMALSTEVMNAWGWRIPFLVGAAMGLYALIMRSRLHETDVFAGEAAEEKRAPIWPQIVRHRKQALQVIGLTVGLTVIYYIWGVVAPSYATTALKIDRGEALWAGVVGNIVFIAALPFWGKLSDRIGRKKVLWSGAIGAGIMHFPMTALLKDSAWQLAVSMSVMLIFIAASAAIVPAVYAELFPTSIRTVGVGVPYSICVALFGGTAPYLQQWLGSSLQLPQLFNVYAVLLLAVSAVFVFTIPETKGKDLTL, via the coding sequence ATGACTGCAACCGCGTCCATGCCAACGGCAACCCGGACCTCCACCCGCAAGACCATCATCGGCACCGGCATCGGCAACGCCGTCGAATGGTACGACTGGGCCATTTACGCCACGTTTACGCCGTTCATCGCCAGCCAGCTTTTCAGCAAGTCCGATCCGGCGTCGGCGGTGCTGTCCACCCTGGCGATCTTCGCCGTCGGGTTCGTGGCTCGTCCCTTCGGCGGCTTCCTGTTCGGCTGGATCGGTGACCGGATCGGCCGCAAGGCGTCCATGACGCTGGCCGTGGGCCTGGCATCCGTGGGCAGCCTGATGATCGGCATCGCGCCGACCTTCGCGGCGGTCGGCGCCTGGGCCTCACTGATGCTGCTGGTGGCACGGCTGGTCCAGGGCCTGGCGCACGGCGGCGAGCTGCCGTCGTCGCAGACCTACCTCTCCGAGATGGCCCCGCGGGAACACCGGGGCTTCTGGGCCACCCTGATCTACACCTCCGGAACCGTGGGAATCCTGTTCGGAACCCTGCTGGGCGCCGTGCTGAACATGGCCCTGAGCACCGAAGTGATGAACGCCTGGGGCTGGCGCATCCCGTTCCTGGTCGGCGCGGCGATGGGTCTGTACGCCCTGATCATGCGGTCCCGGCTGCACGAAACGGACGTCTTTGCTGGCGAAGCCGCGGAGGAAAAGCGCGCCCCGATCTGGCCGCAAATCGTCCGGCACCGCAAGCAGGCGCTGCAGGTGATCGGCCTGACGGTCGGCCTCACGGTCATCTACTACATCTGGGGTGTTGTGGCCCCCAGCTACGCCACCACCGCGCTGAAGATCGACCGCGGCGAGGCCCTGTGGGCGGGCGTGGTCGGCAACATCGTCTTCATAGCCGCACTGCCCTTCTGGGGCAAGCTGTCCGACCGGATCGGCCGCAAGAAGGTGCTGTGGTCCGGGGCCATCGGCGCCGGCATCATGCACTTCCCGATGACCGCCCTGCTCAAGGACTCCGCCTGGCAGCTGGCCGTGAGCATGTCCGTGATGCTGATCTTCATCGCCGCGAGCGCTGCGATCGTTCCGGCCGTCTACGCCGAGCTCTTCCCGACCAGCATCCGCACCGTGGGCGTCGGAGTGCCGTACTCCATCTGCGTGGCTCTGTTCGGCGGGACCGCACCCTACCTCCAGCAGTGGCTGGGCTCAAGCCTGCAGCTGCCGCAACTGTTCAATGTGTACGCAGTCCTGCTCCTGGCCGTCTCCGCCGTCTTCGTCTTCACCATCCCGGAGACGAAGGGCAAGGACCTCACACTCTGA
- a CDS encoding DUF1206 domain-containing protein has product MAQGRKGPTIKKELQDAAEVAEEVTNSKPLEYAARAGFAVSGILHFLIGLVAIRLAMGGQGQADVSGAVSELAGQPAGPILLWSAFAACVALAIWQTSDAIFDFSHLPTKKKIANKSKAALQAVVYTGFALTLASVAIGAHADHRRSTSDLTLQLMQAPGGVLLLIVIGAAVAVTGVVYAIRGFRKSFIKYLRMPSNEHARTAVSVTGIAGYAAKGVALLLTGLLVVIATVKADPDESTGLDGGLKALRDQPLGMYMLAAVGAGLICYGVFMAVRARLARM; this is encoded by the coding sequence ATAGCTCAAGGACGCAAGGGACCGACCATTAAAAAAGAACTTCAGGACGCCGCCGAAGTCGCCGAGGAGGTCACCAATTCGAAGCCGCTCGAATACGCGGCACGGGCCGGGTTTGCCGTCTCCGGAATCCTGCACTTCCTGATCGGACTGGTCGCGATCAGGCTCGCCATGGGCGGCCAGGGGCAGGCCGATGTGAGCGGTGCCGTTTCGGAGCTGGCCGGCCAACCGGCGGGCCCCATCCTGCTGTGGAGCGCCTTCGCCGCCTGCGTCGCGCTGGCAATCTGGCAGACCAGTGATGCCATCTTCGACTTCTCACACCTGCCGACCAAGAAGAAGATCGCCAACAAATCTAAGGCCGCCCTCCAGGCAGTCGTCTACACCGGGTTCGCGCTCACCTTGGCTTCCGTCGCTATCGGCGCCCATGCAGACCACCGGCGCTCCACCAGCGACCTCACCCTGCAGCTCATGCAGGCCCCGGGCGGCGTCCTCTTGCTGATCGTCATCGGTGCCGCGGTGGCCGTGACCGGGGTGGTCTACGCCATCCGCGGCTTCAGGAAGTCATTCATCAAGTATCTGCGCATGCCCTCCAATGAGCACGCCCGGACCGCGGTGTCCGTCACCGGAATCGCGGGCTACGCAGCCAAGGGTGTTGCGCTGCTGCTGACGGGCCTGCTGGTCGTCATAGCCACGGTGAAGGCGGACCCGGACGAATCGACAGGCCTCGACGGCGGGCTGAAGGCCTTACGCGACCAGCCGCTGGGTATGTACATGCTGGCCGCCGTCGGCGCGGGGCTGATCTGCTACGGCGTTTTTATGGCCGTCCGGGCCCGGCTCGCCCGGATGTAG
- the trmB gene encoding tRNA (guanosine(46)-N7)-methyltransferase TrmB: protein MSESPESPQPSQDPRPVTPGSQASFGTYGGRPVSFVRRGTRLQGRRQAAWEEHSDRWAVEVPRHVANTSVHPDYVFDAEAEFGRKAPLIVEIGSGLGDAVCHAAEQNPDTDFLAVEVYTPGLANTLIKINSRGLTNVRVVEANAPEVLASMLPEGSVTELWVFFPDPWHKSRHHKRRLIQPAFAELAARALKPGGIWRIATDWSNYAVHVREVLAGSADFENLHDGERSGDDSPLTQVWESGVESVVGGAPVKEGRAPVSTEHTGPNEGVDDVGGWAPRFEGRILTSFENKAHEAGRLIFDLCYRRR, encoded by the coding sequence ATGAGTGAGTCTCCAGAATCCCCCCAGCCGTCGCAGGATCCCCGCCCGGTCACGCCCGGCAGCCAAGCCTCCTTTGGCACCTACGGCGGCCGGCCGGTCAGTTTCGTGCGCCGCGGAACCCGCCTGCAGGGCCGGCGCCAGGCCGCGTGGGAAGAGCACTCGGACCGGTGGGCGGTCGAAGTGCCGCGGCACGTCGCCAACACTTCCGTACATCCGGACTACGTCTTCGACGCTGAAGCCGAATTCGGCCGGAAGGCCCCGCTGATCGTGGAGATCGGCTCGGGTCTCGGCGACGCCGTGTGCCACGCGGCCGAGCAGAATCCGGACACGGACTTCCTCGCCGTGGAGGTCTACACCCCGGGCCTGGCCAACACCCTCATCAAAATCAACAGCCGCGGGCTGACCAATGTCCGGGTGGTGGAAGCCAACGCCCCCGAGGTGCTGGCCAGCATGCTCCCGGAGGGTTCGGTCACCGAGCTCTGGGTCTTCTTCCCTGACCCGTGGCACAAGTCCCGGCACCACAAGCGCCGCCTCATCCAGCCCGCCTTCGCGGAACTCGCGGCCCGAGCGCTCAAACCCGGCGGCATCTGGCGGATCGCGACCGACTGGTCCAACTACGCCGTGCATGTCCGTGAGGTCCTGGCGGGCTCGGCCGACTTCGAGAACCTGCACGACGGCGAGCGCAGCGGCGACGACAGCCCGCTCACGCAGGTCTGGGAGTCCGGCGTCGAGTCAGTCGTGGGAGGCGCCCCGGTCAAGGAAGGCCGCGCCCCGGTCAGCACCGAGCACACCGGCCCCAACGAGGGGGTCGACGACGTCGGCGGCTGGGCGCCCAGGTTCGAGGGCCGGATCCTGACCAGCTTCGAAAACAAGGCCCACGAGGCCGGCCGGCTGATCTTCGATCTCTGCTACCGCCGCCGCTGA
- a CDS encoding Lrp/AsnC family transcriptional regulator produces MELSEDDLALINVLQIAPRLSWADAAEVLGVHATTLAARWERLRAAGVSWVTAHLIGDPHQMCLAFVAVDCDMNRREEVTAELAGMPEIVTVEEAASNRDLMLTVITPSLDDFSSRVVSRLKEIDGLLKYQIALCTRLHSSGGSWRLNVLSRAQQATVRAMAGAETTGAVHSTARDELPASHLALLPFLAKDGRATAADIARALGRHPATVQRQLNRVLASGILSFRCEVAQKLSAFPVTCQWFVNVPAGRHEAAAAELKTMRNVRLSASTTGPTNFVIIMWLQSLADVMSIELVLQQKVPGIVLVESVIMLSTVKRVGWMLNPDSRASGAVVVPAQGLDAAG; encoded by the coding sequence ATGGAACTCAGTGAGGACGACCTTGCCCTGATCAATGTCCTGCAGATCGCCCCGCGCCTGAGCTGGGCGGACGCGGCGGAGGTGCTTGGCGTTCACGCCACCACCCTCGCCGCCCGCTGGGAACGGCTGCGGGCGGCCGGCGTCTCCTGGGTCACCGCGCACCTGATCGGCGACCCGCATCAGATGTGCCTGGCGTTCGTGGCCGTGGACTGCGACATGAACCGGCGCGAGGAAGTAACAGCGGAACTCGCCGGGATGCCGGAAATCGTGACGGTGGAAGAGGCGGCCAGCAACCGGGACCTGATGCTGACCGTAATCACCCCTTCCCTGGACGACTTCAGCTCCAGGGTGGTGTCGCGGCTGAAGGAGATTGACGGACTGCTCAAGTACCAGATCGCCCTGTGCACCCGGCTGCACTCAAGCGGCGGCTCCTGGCGGCTTAACGTGCTGAGCCGGGCCCAGCAGGCCACCGTGCGCGCCATGGCGGGCGCTGAGACCACGGGGGCCGTTCATTCCACCGCCCGGGACGAGCTTCCGGCCAGCCACCTGGCCCTGCTGCCCTTCCTGGCCAAGGACGGCCGGGCCACGGCGGCGGACATAGCCCGCGCGCTGGGCCGGCACCCCGCCACCGTCCAGCGGCAGCTCAACCGAGTGCTCGCCAGCGGGATCCTGTCCTTCCGCTGCGAGGTCGCCCAGAAGCTTTCCGCCTTCCCCGTGACCTGCCAATGGTTCGTGAACGTCCCGGCCGGCCGGCACGAGGCCGCGGCCGCCGAGCTGAAGACCATGCGTAACGTGCGGCTCAGCGCCTCCACCACGGGCCCCACCAACTTTGTGATCATCATGTGGTTGCAGTCCCTGGCGGACGTCATGAGCATCGAGCTGGTGCTGCAGCAAAAGGTGCCCGGCATCGTGCTCGTGGAAAGTGTCATCATGCTCAGCACCGTGAAGCGCGTGGGCTGGATGCTGAACCCGGACTCCCGGGCGAGCGGCGCCGTCGTGGTGCCGGCGCAGGGGCTCGACGCCGCCGGCTGA
- a CDS encoding anti-sigma factor — protein MNGPERHQLLGAYLLGGLRPDESAAFERHLAECRDCRAELDELASLPALLDAVPVPDAVALGAAAAPGREPAPSDSAPAVPRRLLEELSSRRRAIRRRWTAALAAAAAACLALGILAAPLFNQPPKPDASYSVQAGDGLQFTVSLVKKSWGTELAVDGRSLPLDGTLSLWVRAGDGGEDRACAWTATASGKARVTGATPLQLANIARIEMRNGQQTMAVIAVPRG, from the coding sequence GTGAACGGACCCGAACGCCACCAGTTGCTCGGGGCGTACCTGCTCGGCGGCCTGCGGCCGGACGAGTCCGCGGCCTTCGAACGGCATCTGGCCGAATGCCGGGACTGCCGCGCCGAACTCGATGAGCTCGCCAGCCTCCCGGCGCTGCTGGACGCGGTCCCGGTGCCCGACGCCGTCGCGCTCGGGGCCGCTGCCGCCCCCGGGCGAGAGCCGGCGCCGTCGGATTCCGCTCCGGCGGTGCCCCGGCGGCTGCTCGAGGAATTGTCCTCCCGCCGTCGGGCGATTCGACGCCGGTGGACCGCGGCGCTCGCTGCCGCTGCGGCGGCGTGCCTGGCGCTCGGCATCCTGGCCGCGCCGCTGTTCAACCAGCCGCCCAAGCCGGATGCCAGCTACTCCGTCCAGGCCGGCGACGGGCTGCAGTTCACGGTGTCCCTGGTCAAGAAGAGCTGGGGTACCGAGCTCGCCGTCGACGGCCGGAGCCTCCCGCTGGACGGGACCTTGTCGCTTTGGGTGAGGGCCGGCGACGGCGGCGAAGACCGCGCCTGCGCCTGGACGGCAACGGCGAGCGGGAAGGCGCGCGTCACCGGAGCCACGCCGCTGCAGCTCGCCAACATCGCCAGGATTGAGATGCGGAACGGCCAGCAGACCATGGCCGTCATAGCCGTGCCGCGGGGGTAG